A region of Panicum virgatum strain AP13 chromosome 8N, P.virgatum_v5, whole genome shotgun sequence DNA encodes the following proteins:
- the LOC120685102 gene encoding uncharacterized protein LOC120685102, with the protein MNGTNYPSWYKDVQVAIAVCEYDLALRQDKPADPANPNGDRTAIEKWERSDRMANMIIKNTITPAICGAIPDKDKDGNDLSAKAYLAKVEENFKSSSKTYASTLIMKMLTSQYDGQSGIRGHIMSMCDMANKLKTLDMAISDGFLVHFIMTSLPVQYSPFKISYNTQKATWSMAELISYCVEEEERQKAERMKDAVNMVSERFGRQQAA; encoded by the exons ATGAATGGCACCAACTACCCCAGCTGGTATAAAGATGTTCAGGTGGCCATTGCTGTGTGCGAGTATGATCTCGCATTACGTCAAGACAAGCCAGCAGATCCCGCTAATCCCAATGGTGATCGTACTGCCATTGAGAAGTGGGAGAGATCAGACAGGATGGCCAACATGATCATTAAGAACACGATCACTCCGGCCATCTGTGGTGCTATTCCTGATAAGGACAAGGATGGTAATGATCTTAGCGCCAAGGCATACCTTGCCAAGGTGGAGGAGAACTTTAAGAGTTCTTCCAAGACTTATGCTAGCACCCTGATCATGAAGATGCTGACTTCACAGTATGATGGGCAAAGTGGAATCAGGGGGCACATTATGagcatgtgtgacatggcaaatAAGCTGAAGACACTGGATATGGCTATCTCTGATGGTTTTCTGGTGCACTTCATCATGACTTCTCTGCCAGTACAGTACAGTCCCTTCAAAATAAGCTACAACACTCAGAAGGCGACTTGGAGCATGGCTGAGCTCATTAGCTACtgtgttgaggaagaagaaaggcagaaagctgAGAGGATGAAGGATGCTGTCAACATGGTCAGCGAGCGCTTTGGGCGT cagcaggcagcataa